The following are from one region of the Bacillus methanolicus MGA3 genome:
- a CDS encoding TadE/TadG family type IV pilus assembly protein, protein MFRNKEINNEKGSVSIEFLGILPFYFMFFLLLWQVVASGYAVFTAKTAVNNAAKTYAATNQLSQAIDSAKETLGSSNVITYKDLVPTDLGNGKFKLVLYTEHSLTFIPKQWREKASLELEQEAIGKVLVPVP, encoded by the coding sequence ATGTTTAGAAATAAAGAAATCAATAATGAAAAAGGCTCTGTCAGCATTGAATTTCTCGGTATTCTTCCGTTTTACTTCATGTTTTTCCTGCTGCTCTGGCAGGTGGTGGCATCAGGGTACGCGGTATTTACTGCCAAAACAGCGGTCAATAATGCGGCAAAAACGTATGCAGCCACTAATCAGTTAAGTCAAGCGATCGATTCTGCCAAGGAAACTCTCGGCAGCAGTAACGTTATAACGTATAAAGACCTTGTCCCCACGGATTTAGGAAACGGAAAGTTTAAATTAGTCTTGTATACAGAGCACTCTCTTACGTTTATTCCAAAACAATGGAGAGAAAAAGCATCTTTGGAATTGGAGCAAGAAGCCATTGGCAAGGTGCTGGTGCCAGTGCCATGA